The following are encoded in a window of Paraburkholderia hospita genomic DNA:
- a CDS encoding M14 family zinc carboxypeptidase produces MQALSFLPDTFTEYEELQAILEVGSGSFEIHSVCETQVRGRTFAVQTASIGSRDPRAPAIGFFGGIHGLERIGTQLVLDYMRALLGRLEWDELLVRQLQSIRLIFVPIVNPGGMWSATRANPNGVDLMRNAPQDAEERVPLLAGGQRVGSWLPWYRGRRGAPMEAEAEALLRVVADELAARPLSFALDCHSGYGWSDSIWFPYAKTRRPMPHLPEMYALKTMFERAHPHHGYMFEPQSHQYLLHGDLWDCAYDRAPPPNIFLPMTLELGSWLWIKKNPRQIFSRQGMFNPLKAHRTARVLRRHANLLDFLTRAAYASQRWLPQGSRREELLESATELWYEPGKK; encoded by the coding sequence ATGCAGGCTCTGAGCTTTTTGCCCGATACGTTTACGGAGTACGAAGAACTGCAGGCGATTCTCGAGGTCGGCAGCGGCAGCTTCGAGATTCATTCCGTGTGCGAAACGCAGGTGCGCGGCAGGACGTTTGCCGTGCAGACGGCGAGCATCGGCTCGCGGGATCCGCGGGCGCCCGCGATCGGTTTCTTCGGCGGCATACACGGGCTCGAGCGGATCGGCACGCAGCTCGTGCTCGACTACATGCGCGCGCTGCTCGGGCGGCTCGAATGGGACGAACTGCTGGTGCGCCAGCTTCAGTCGATCCGCCTGATTTTTGTCCCCATTGTCAATCCAGGCGGAATGTGGTCCGCGACGCGCGCCAATCCGAACGGCGTCGACCTGATGCGTAACGCGCCGCAGGACGCTGAAGAGCGCGTGCCTTTGCTCGCGGGTGGACAGCGCGTCGGCTCGTGGCTGCCGTGGTATCGCGGGCGGCGCGGCGCGCCGATGGAAGCGGAGGCGGAGGCGCTGTTACGCGTCGTCGCGGATGAGCTGGCGGCACGGCCGCTGTCGTTCGCGCTCGATTGTCATTCGGGCTACGGCTGGAGCGACAGCATCTGGTTCCCGTACGCGAAGACACGTCGCCCGATGCCGCATCTGCCGGAAATGTACGCGCTGAAGACGATGTTCGAGCGCGCGCATCCGCACCACGGCTACATGTTCGAGCCGCAGAGCCATCAGTATCTGCTGCACGGCGACCTGTGGGACTGCGCGTACGACCGCGCGCCGCCGCCCAACATTTTTCTGCCGATGACGCTCGAACTGGGCTCATGGCTATGGATCAAGAAAAACCCCCGGCAGATCTTTTCACGCCAGGGCATGTTCAACCCGCTGAAAGCGCACCGCACCGCGCGCGTATTGCGGCGCCACGCGAACCTGCTCGATTTCCTGACGCGCGCGGCCTACGCGTCGCAGCGCTGGCTGCCGCAAGGCAGCCGCCGCGAGGAGTTGCTCGAAAGCGCGACGGAACTCTGGTACGAGCCAGGCAAAAAATGA
- a CDS encoding NAD-glutamate dehydrogenase yields MQAKNEEAVAHLLNDVVEFARGRLPEPAFAAVEPFLRHYYDFADADDLQSRGIADLYGAAMAHWQTAQRFVPGSERLRVYNPILEQHGWHSDHTVIEIVNDDMPFLVDSVSMAVNRLGLSLHSVLHPVFRIWRGKDGGIERIAPGGASSDDGHSQLASFIHFEVDRCGDAAKLDALRNEIAKVLGDVRASVEDWPKIVEIARTTIRDMATRETSPEGVEARAFVEWMVADHFTFLGQRDYELVTHDGQYGLRGVPGSGFGLLRESLRAQGTSEVTPLPAAAADIIAGATPIFLTKANSRATVHRPGYLDYVGVKLVGPDGKINGERRFIGLYTSTAYTTSASEIPIVRRKCANIVRRAGFLPKGHLGKSLVTVLETYPRDELFQADENELYDTAMGVLRLQEHQRTRMFVRRDRFDRFVSCLAFVPRDKYNTDLRRRIARLLMSAFNGTNVEFTPLLSESTLARIHFVVHAEPGAMTDVDTRELEQRLIQVSRRWQDDLADALLDAFGEEQGNRLLQHYADSFPAGYRDDYPARTAVRDIELIERVQGTEQIAMNLYRPIEAGPRAFRFKVYRVGDPIALSRSLPMLEHLGVRVDEERPYLIEAPGAAPAWIHDFGLELADDTEFDIERVKGLFEDAFERVWTGDIEDDNFNRLVLRAQLSAREVIILRAYAKYLRQVGSTFSDAYIERALTGNPAIARMLVELFIARSDPAPATTRETRVERLLKTIEGALDEVPNLDEDRILRQFLGVINATQRTNYYRRDESGKPKPYLSFKFDPAKVPGLPEPKPMFEIWVYSPRVEGVHLRGGRVARGGLRWSDRREDFRTEVLGLMKAQMVKNVVIVPVGSKGGFVVKNPPPPTDRESWMREGVACYQTFLRGLLDLTDNRVGSQIVPPPGVVRHDPDDPYLVVAADKGTATFSDFANAISQEYGFWLDDAFASGGSVGYDHKKMGITARGAWESVKRHFREMSVDTQTMDFSVVGVGDMSGDVFGNGMLLSQHIRLIAAFDHRHVFLDPNPDPATSFAERQRLFNLDRSSWADYDPALISQGGGVFARTAKTIPLSPAVQSMLGITAAALAPSELVRAILQAPVDLLYNGGIGTYVKASRETHAQVGDKANDAVRVNGCDLRCKVVAEGGNLGLTQLGRIEFAQRGGRMNTDAIDNSAGVDCSDHEVNIKILLGLVVADGEMTDKQRNALLAEMTEEVGLLVLQDNYYQTQALSIAGRYAAELFDAEMRMMRYLERAGRLNRVIEFLPSEDEINERLAAKQGLTSPERAVLLAYSKMWLYDALLETDVPEDALVAGMLTEYFPKPLRQRFSEPMHHHPLRREILATHLTNALVNRVGCAFVHRMMEETDGKPGDIVRACMIARDVFDLNEVWRNIDALDNRVADDVQARMFVEITKLLERAALWFLRHLQSGEVKDGGVAELIARCRDAAQRLAPQLPMLLPGAELEALSERQRVLVDAGVDSELAVRVASGDIPAALLDIAEVSATTDRGLELVAGVYFALGTQLNYGWIGERAEALPTSTHWDVMARAAALAELARLKRVLTTSALTEAPEATTAEGVVEAWRAKRENALARYAQLLTDLRAAGGATLSMLLVIVRDMATLERR; encoded by the coding sequence ATGCAAGCGAAGAACGAAGAAGCCGTTGCCCATCTGCTCAACGATGTCGTCGAATTCGCGCGAGGACGATTGCCCGAGCCCGCTTTCGCAGCTGTCGAGCCATTCCTGCGTCACTACTACGACTTCGCGGACGCGGACGATCTGCAAAGCCGCGGCATCGCCGATCTCTACGGCGCCGCGATGGCGCACTGGCAAACGGCGCAACGTTTCGTGCCGGGCAGCGAACGTTTGCGCGTCTACAACCCGATTCTCGAACAGCACGGCTGGCACTCGGATCACACCGTCATCGAGATCGTCAACGACGACATGCCGTTTCTGGTGGACTCGGTTTCAATGGCCGTCAACCGTCTCGGTCTGTCGCTGCACTCCGTGTTGCACCCCGTATTTCGCATATGGCGCGGCAAGGACGGCGGCATCGAGCGCATCGCGCCCGGCGGCGCATCGAGCGACGATGGCCATTCGCAACTCGCGTCGTTCATTCATTTCGAAGTGGACCGCTGCGGCGATGCCGCGAAGCTCGATGCATTACGCAACGAGATCGCGAAGGTACTGGGCGATGTGCGCGCCTCCGTCGAAGACTGGCCGAAGATCGTCGAGATAGCGCGCACGACGATCCGCGACATGGCCACGCGCGAAACGAGCCCGGAAGGCGTCGAAGCGCGCGCGTTCGTCGAATGGATGGTCGCGGACCACTTCACGTTTCTCGGCCAGCGCGATTACGAACTCGTTACGCATGACGGCCAGTACGGCTTGCGCGGTGTGCCGGGCTCGGGCTTCGGCCTCTTGCGCGAATCCTTGCGGGCTCAGGGCACGTCCGAAGTGACACCGTTGCCGGCCGCCGCCGCCGATATCATCGCGGGCGCGACGCCCATCTTTCTGACCAAGGCCAATTCGCGCGCGACGGTGCATCGGCCCGGCTATCTCGACTATGTCGGCGTGAAGCTCGTCGGGCCGGACGGCAAGATCAACGGCGAGCGGCGCTTTATCGGGCTGTATACGTCGACGGCTTATACAACGTCCGCTTCGGAAATTCCGATCGTGCGGCGTAAATGCGCGAACATCGTGCGGCGCGCGGGTTTTCTGCCGAAGGGGCATCTCGGCAAATCGCTGGTGACGGTGCTGGAAACGTATCCACGCGATGAACTCTTCCAGGCCGACGAGAACGAACTCTACGACACAGCGATGGGCGTGCTGCGCTTGCAGGAGCATCAGCGCACGCGGATGTTCGTGCGGCGCGACCGCTTCGACCGCTTCGTGTCGTGCCTCGCATTCGTACCGCGCGATAAATACAACACCGACTTGCGCCGGCGTATCGCCAGGCTGCTGATGAGCGCGTTCAACGGCACGAACGTCGAGTTCACGCCGCTGCTGTCCGAATCGACGCTCGCGCGCATTCATTTCGTCGTGCACGCGGAGCCGGGCGCGATGACGGATGTCGATACGCGCGAACTCGAACAGCGGCTCATCCAGGTGTCGCGCCGCTGGCAGGACGATCTCGCAGATGCCTTGCTCGATGCGTTCGGTGAAGAGCAAGGCAACCGCCTGTTGCAGCACTATGCGGATTCGTTTCCGGCCGGCTATCGCGACGACTATCCGGCGCGCACGGCGGTGCGCGATATCGAGCTGATCGAGCGCGTGCAGGGCACCGAGCAGATCGCGATGAACCTGTACCGGCCCATCGAAGCGGGGCCGCGCGCGTTCCGTTTCAAGGTGTATCGCGTGGGCGATCCGATCGCGCTGTCGCGCAGCCTGCCGATGCTCGAACATCTGGGCGTGCGCGTCGATGAAGAGCGGCCTTACCTGATCGAGGCGCCGGGTGCCGCGCCCGCGTGGATTCACGACTTCGGCCTCGAACTGGCCGACGACACCGAGTTCGACATCGAGCGCGTGAAGGGCCTGTTCGAAGACGCATTCGAGCGGGTCTGGACAGGCGATATCGAAGACGACAACTTCAACCGCCTCGTGCTGCGCGCGCAACTGAGCGCGCGCGAAGTGATCATCTTGCGGGCCTACGCGAAGTATCTGCGCCAGGTGGGCTCGACGTTCAGCGACGCGTATATCGAGCGTGCGTTGACGGGCAATCCCGCCATCGCGCGGATGCTGGTCGAACTGTTCATTGCGCGGTCCGATCCGGCCCCTGCCACGACGCGCGAGACACGCGTCGAGCGGCTGCTGAAGACGATCGAAGGCGCGCTCGACGAAGTGCCGAACCTCGACGAAGACCGCATCCTGCGCCAGTTCCTCGGCGTGATCAACGCGACGCAGCGCACGAACTACTACCGGCGCGACGAGAGCGGCAAGCCGAAACCTTATCTGTCGTTCAAGTTCGATCCCGCGAAAGTGCCGGGCCTGCCCGAGCCGAAGCCGATGTTCGAAATCTGGGTGTATTCGCCGCGTGTCGAAGGCGTGCATCTGCGCGGCGGGCGTGTCGCGCGCGGCGGCTTGCGCTGGTCCGACCGCCGCGAGGATTTCCGCACGGAAGTGCTCGGTCTGATGAAGGCGCAGATGGTGAAGAACGTCGTGATCGTGCCGGTGGGATCGAAGGGCGGTTTCGTCGTGAAGAATCCGCCGCCACCGACCGATCGCGAATCCTGGATGCGCGAGGGCGTTGCGTGCTATCAGACGTTCCTGCGCGGGCTGCTCGACCTCACCGATAACCGGGTGGGTAGCCAGATCGTGCCGCCGCCCGGCGTCGTGCGGCATGATCCCGACGATCCGTATCTCGTCGTCGCCGCCGACAAGGGCACCGCCACGTTCTCCGATTTCGCGAACGCGATCTCGCAGGAATACGGCTTCTGGCTCGACGACGCATTTGCCTCGGGCGGCTCGGTCGGCTACGACCACAAGAAAATGGGCATCACCGCGCGCGGTGCGTGGGAGTCGGTGAAGCGCCACTTCCGCGAAATGAGCGTCGATACGCAAACGATGGACTTCTCCGTGGTCGGCGTCGGCGACATGTCGGGCGACGTGTTCGGCAATGGCATGCTGCTGTCGCAGCATATTCGCCTGATCGCCGCGTTCGATCACCGGCATGTGTTCCTCGATCCGAATCCCGATCCCGCGACGAGCTTCGCTGAGCGTCAACGGCTCTTCAATCTGGACCGTTCGAGCTGGGCCGATTACGACCCTGCGCTGATCTCGCAAGGCGGTGGCGTGTTCGCGCGCACTGCGAAGACGATCCCGCTTTCGCCCGCCGTGCAGTCGATGCTCGGCATCACGGCCGCCGCGCTCGCGCCCTCGGAACTGGTGCGCGCGATTCTTCAGGCGCCCGTCGATCTGCTGTACAACGGCGGCATCGGCACCTATGTGAAGGCGAGCCGCGAAACGCATGCGCAGGTCGGCGACAAGGCCAACGATGCGGTGCGTGTGAACGGCTGCGATCTGCGTTGCAAGGTGGTCGCGGAAGGCGGCAATCTGGGCCTCACGCAACTCGGGCGCATCGAGTTCGCGCAACGCGGCGGCCGCATGAATACCGATGCAATCGATAATTCCGCGGGCGTCGACTGCTCGGACCACGAAGTGAACATCAAGATTCTGCTCGGCCTCGTCGTCGCGGATGGCGAGATGACGGACAAGCAGCGCAATGCATTGCTCGCGGAAATGACGGAGGAAGTGGGCCTGCTCGTGTTGCAGGACAACTACTATCAAACGCAGGCGTTGTCGATTGCAGGCCGCTATGCGGCCGAACTGTTCGACGCCGAAATGCGCATGATGCGTTATCTCGAACGCGCGGGCCGTTTGAATCGCGTGATCGAATTTCTCCCATCCGAAGACGAAATCAACGAACGTCTTGCCGCGAAGCAGGGTTTGACTTCACCCGAACGCGCGGTGCTGCTCGCGTACAGCAAGATGTGGCTCTACGATGCGCTGCTCGAAACCGACGTGCCGGAAGATGCGCTGGTGGCGGGCATGCTGACCGAGTACTTCCCGAAGCCGCTGCGCCAGCGCTTCAGCGAGCCGATGCATCATCATCCGCTGCGCCGCGAGATTCTGGCGACGCATTTGACGAATGCGCTGGTGAATCGTGTTGGCTGTGCGTTCGTGCACCGGATGATGGAAGAGACTGACGGGAAGCCCGGCGACATCGTGCGCGCGTGCATGATTGCGCGTGATGTGTTCGATCTCAACGAGGTGTGGCGCAATATCGACGCGCTCGACAATCGGGTCGCCGACGACGTGCAGGCGCGCATGTTCGTCGAGATCACGAAGCTGCTGGAGCGCGCCGCGCTGTGGTTCCTGCGGCATCTGCAGTCGGGCGAAGTGAAGGACGGCGGCGTGGCGGAACTGATTGCGCGCTGTCGCGACGCGGCGCAACGGCTCGCGCCGCAATTGCCGATGCTGTTGCCCGGCGCGGAACTCGAAGCCTTGTCCGAGCGGCAGCGCGTGCTCGTCGATGCAGGCGTTGACAGCGAGCTGGCGGTGCGTGTCGCGAGCGGCGACATACCTGCTGCGCTGCTCGATATCGCGGAAGTGTCGGCGACGACCGATCGCGGGCTCGAACTCGTCGCGGGCGTGTACTTCGCGTTGGGTACGCAACTGAACTACGGCTGGATCGGCGAGCGCGCCGAGGCGCTGCCGACATCGACGCATTGGGACGTGATGGCGCGGGCCGCTGCGCTCGCCGAGCTTGCGCGACTCAAGCGCGTGCTGACGACGAGTGCGCTCACGGAAGCGCCCGAGGCGACGACCGCGGAAGGCGTCGTGGAAGCGTGGCGCGCAAAACGCGAGAACGCGCTCGCGCGCTATGCGCAACTGCTGACGGATTTGCGCGCGGCGGGCGGCGCGACCCTGTCGATGCTGCTCGTGATCGTGCGGGATATGGCGACGCTCGAACGCCGCTAA
- the selD gene encoding selenide, water dikinase SelD, producing the protein MSESAVSSNVPRLTSLSHGGGCGCKIAPGVLSDLLKRSVPMPSFPDLLVGTETSDDAAVYRLNDEQAIIATTDFFMPIVDDPYDFGRIAATNALSDVYAMGGKPILALALVGMPINVLPHDVIAAVLRGGEDVCAQAGIPVAGGHSIDSVEPIYGLAALGVVHPKRVKRNASAQAGDVLVLGKPLGVGVLSAALKKNQLDAAGYAAMIAATTKLNRPGTELAALEGVHAMTDVTGFGLLGHTLELARGAQLTARLRYADLPWIAGVDAFAAAGVITGASGRNWASYGEDMRLADSLPDTARALLTDPQTSGGLLVSCSPAAVDDVLAIFRADGFDRAVVIGELHDGAPRVEVV; encoded by the coding sequence ATGAGCGAATCCGCTGTCAGTTCCAACGTCCCACGACTCACGAGCCTTTCGCACGGCGGCGGCTGCGGCTGCAAGATCGCGCCGGGCGTGTTGTCCGATCTTTTGAAGCGCAGCGTGCCGATGCCGTCGTTTCCGGACCTGCTGGTCGGCACGGAAACCTCGGATGACGCTGCCGTGTATCGCCTGAACGACGAGCAGGCGATCATCGCGACGACCGACTTCTTCATGCCGATCGTCGACGATCCGTACGACTTCGGCCGCATCGCCGCGACCAACGCGCTCTCCGATGTCTATGCAATGGGTGGCAAGCCGATTCTCGCGCTCGCGCTGGTCGGCATGCCGATCAACGTGTTGCCGCACGACGTGATCGCAGCCGTGCTGCGCGGCGGCGAGGATGTGTGTGCGCAGGCGGGCATTCCCGTCGCGGGCGGCCATTCGATCGACTCCGTCGAGCCGATCTACGGTCTTGCCGCACTCGGCGTCGTGCATCCGAAACGCGTGAAGCGCAACGCGTCCGCGCAAGCCGGCGACGTGCTCGTGCTCGGCAAGCCGCTCGGCGTCGGCGTGCTGTCGGCGGCGCTCAAGAAGAATCAGCTCGACGCGGCAGGCTATGCCGCGATGATCGCGGCCACCACCAAGCTCAATCGCCCGGGCACAGAACTGGCCGCACTCGAAGGCGTGCACGCGATGACGGACGTGACGGGTTTCGGCCTGCTCGGCCATACGCTGGAACTCGCGCGCGGCGCGCAACTGACCGCGCGATTGCGTTACGCGGATCTGCCGTGGATTGCGGGTGTCGACGCGTTCGCGGCGGCGGGCGTCATCACGGGCGCGTCGGGCCGCAACTGGGCTTCGTATGGCGAAGACATGCGTCTCGCGGATTCGCTGCCCGACACGGCACGCGCGTTGCTGACCGATCCGCAGACGTCGGGCGGGCTGCTGGTATCGTGTTCGCCCGCTGCCGTCGACGACGTGCTCGCGATTTTCCGCGCGGACGGCTTCGATCGCGCGGTGGTAATCGGCGAATTGCACGATGGCGCACCGCGCGTCGAAGTCGTTTAA
- a CDS encoding alpha/beta fold hydrolase — MSTWILLRGLTREARHWGALPDMLRGALDGTPQGASVTHAAPTRVLTIDLPGNGEYANLRAPLDVAGMVDFVRAAARASGAAGPYCVLAMSLGGMVATCWAQRHPAEIARLVLINTSMRPFSRFDERLRTQAWPGLAHIASHWRDARAAEEAIHRLTCNHRDAVDADLKDWIAIRESAPVSRANALRQLLAAARFSAGRQRPACATLVLSSREDGLVDPACSAALAAAWSADHWRHAWAGHDLPHDDPVWTVERIGAWLVQPTVDPDLENEQSDLTDE; from the coding sequence ATGAGTACGTGGATCCTGTTGCGCGGTCTGACGCGCGAGGCACGGCACTGGGGCGCATTGCCCGACATGTTGCGCGGGGCGCTGGACGGCACGCCGCAAGGCGCGTCAGTCACGCACGCTGCGCCCACTCGCGTGCTGACCATCGACCTGCCCGGCAACGGCGAATATGCGAACCTGCGCGCGCCGCTGGATGTCGCCGGGATGGTCGACTTCGTGCGCGCGGCGGCGCGCGCCAGCGGCGCGGCGGGACCGTATTGCGTGCTGGCGATGTCGCTGGGCGGCATGGTCGCGACCTGCTGGGCGCAGCGTCATCCCGCCGAGATCGCGCGGCTCGTGCTGATCAACACCAGCATGCGGCCGTTCAGCCGCTTCGACGAACGGCTGCGCACGCAGGCGTGGCCGGGGCTGGCGCACATTGCTTCGCATTGGCGCGACGCGCGTGCCGCGGAAGAGGCGATTCATCGCCTGACCTGCAATCACCGCGACGCGGTCGACGCCGATCTGAAGGACTGGATCGCGATCCGCGAGAGCGCGCCCGTCAGCCGGGCGAACGCGCTGCGTCAGTTGCTCGCGGCCGCGCGCTTCAGCGCCGGGCGGCAGCGGCCGGCGTGCGCGACGCTGGTGTTGTCGTCGCGGGAAGACGGGCTAGTTGATCCCGCGTGCTCAGCGGCGCTGGCCGCGGCGTGGAGCGCCGATCACTGGCGGCACGCATGGGCCGGCCACGATCTGCCGCACGACGATCCCGTGTGGACCGTCGAACGCATTGGCGCCTGGCTCGTGCAGCCGACCGTCGATCCAGACCTCGAAAATGAGCAATCCGATTTAACCGACGAATAA
- a CDS encoding cation diffusion facilitator family transporter translates to MKEESPKAIFYALAANLGIAVCKFAAAAFTGSGSMFAEAIHSTADCGNQILLLFGLKQARRPASLLHPLGAGRVIYFYSLIVALLLFFVGGVFSVYEGVHRLMAHEPLSHAYIALGVLGVSVVLETFSLMGAVREIRKTNPDKSMWRWFRETRESELLVVTGEDVAALLGLAIAFVAVLMTMITGNPVFDAWGSVGVGVLLMVIAVLVAREVKSMIIGESASPEVRRAIEAHLHTRTEIRSIINLITLQWGRHVVVAVQAEMIDYDSGRAMVDAINIVEADLQATFPQVRWVFFEPDVPRVRTEASLD, encoded by the coding sequence ATGAAAGAAGAATCACCGAAGGCCATTTTTTACGCGCTGGCAGCGAACCTCGGCATTGCGGTTTGCAAGTTCGCGGCTGCTGCATTCACGGGTTCCGGTTCGATGTTCGCCGAGGCGATTCACTCGACGGCCGATTGCGGCAACCAGATATTGCTGCTGTTCGGCCTCAAGCAGGCGCGACGTCCCGCAAGCCTGTTGCATCCGCTCGGCGCGGGGCGCGTAATCTATTTCTATTCGCTGATCGTCGCGCTGCTGCTGTTCTTCGTCGGCGGCGTGTTTTCTGTTTATGAGGGTGTGCATCGTCTGATGGCGCATGAGCCGTTGTCGCATGCGTATATCGCGCTTGGCGTGCTGGGGGTTTCGGTGGTGCTCGAAACTTTTTCGCTGATGGGCGCGGTCCGGGAAATCCGCAAGACCAATCCCGACAAATCGATGTGGCGATGGTTTCGCGAAACGCGCGAATCGGAATTGCTCGTCGTCACGGGCGAAGACGTGGCCGCGCTGCTCGGTCTCGCGATTGCCTTCGTCGCCGTGCTGATGACGATGATCACTGGCAATCCCGTGTTTGACGCGTGGGGTTCCGTCGGCGTCGGTGTGTTGCTGATGGTGATTGCGGTTCTGGTGGCGCGCGAGGTGAAGTCGATGATTATCGGCGAATCCGCGAGCCCGGAAGTGCGGCGCGCAATCGAAGCGCATTTGCACACGCGCACGGAGATACGCAGCATCATCAATCTGATTACGCTGCAGTGGGGACGTCATGTGGTCGTCGCGGTGCAGGCCGAGATGATCGACTACGACAGCGGCCGTGCAATGGTCGACGCAATCAATATCGTCGAAGCCGATTTGCAGGCGACGTTTCCGCAAGTGCGGTGGGTGTTCTTCGAGCCGGATGTGCCGAGAGTGAGAACCGAGGCGTCGCTCGATTAA
- a CDS encoding C39 family peptidase produces MKLHGALQGAFHGAVWLLACALTAATPARADPITIYEPSGAGYAMHVTSLKEARFKRTIKQQFDFSCGSAAVATLLTFQYNYPVSEQTAFQEMFENGDQAKIRTEGFSLLDIKRFLERRGFIADGYELPLQKLVETNTPAIVLISESGYHHFVVVKGLKNDRVLIGDPATGTRPLPVKSFETKWEDQVLFVIHNKPGVGIFNDPVDWRVAPPAPLYTGVNRDGLFFTVMPKHGASDF; encoded by the coding sequence ATGAAACTTCATGGAGCCCTTCAGGGAGCCTTTCATGGAGCCGTGTGGCTGCTCGCGTGCGCGTTGACGGCGGCAACCCCGGCGCGCGCCGACCCCATTACGATCTACGAACCGTCGGGCGCCGGTTACGCGATGCACGTCACGAGCCTGAAAGAGGCTCGCTTCAAGCGCACCATCAAGCAGCAGTTCGACTTCAGTTGCGGGTCCGCTGCCGTGGCGACGCTGCTTACGTTTCAATACAACTATCCGGTGAGCGAGCAGACCGCATTCCAGGAGATGTTCGAGAACGGCGATCAGGCGAAGATCCGCACTGAGGGCTTCTCGTTGCTCGACATCAAGCGCTTTCTCGAGCGGCGCGGGTTCATCGCGGACGGTTATGAGCTGCCGCTGCAAAAGCTCGTCGAAACCAACACGCCCGCGATCGTGCTGATCAGCGAAAGCGGCTATCACCATTTTGTCGTGGTGAAAGGGTTGAAGAACGACCGCGTACTGATCGGCGATCCCGCAACGGGCACGCGTCCCCTGCCGGTGAAGAGCTTCGAGACGAAATGGGAAGACCAGGTCCTGTTCGTCATCCATAACAAACCTGGCGTCGGGATCTTCAACGATCCCGTCGACTGGCGAGTCGCGCCGCCCGCGCCGCTCTATACGGGCGTCAATCGCGATGGTCTGTTCTTCACCGTCATGCCGAAGCATGGCGCGAGTGATTTCTGA
- a CDS encoding tol-pal system YbgF family protein, with protein sequence MKREPFRHVRTISYATMLLFYVEAHAQSLQDQTAQENIATLRQELNNRIKELDVLKRKIAEEEAQFQQLSKALDSRMLDVTRGTGQPGSGAAPATGVAQSAAPGGNADAAPNTADAATAGAATGATAGAATGAAPAPVINMAQNAGGEQQVQPVGQAPIPDTAPPAVAPIFDQPGVLTPKNKFVLEPSFQFGYSSSNRVALVGYTIIPALLIGLIDVREIKSNVLTGGVAARYGITNRMEVEVRVPYVYSTNDTVSREIFTGSAQDNVFGSSGHGIGDVEMTMRYQLNEGGPDKFYYIGWLRFKTATGKSPFDVVTDCVTRCIGNTTGTGLPLEQPTGTGFYAIQPGLTWLFPSDPVVFFGNFSYLHSFARSDLSLHILNGETDFVGKIQPGDIYGFNIGMGLALNEKASFSIGYDQSIVLPTKQNGSTVPGSVRVILGTLLVGYSYRLTPKTTLNFSLGAGLTRDTPDLTLTFRMPIQF encoded by the coding sequence ATGAAGCGCGAGCCATTTCGACATGTGCGGACGATCAGTTACGCAACGATGCTTCTCTTTTACGTTGAAGCTCATGCGCAATCGCTTCAAGATCAAACCGCACAAGAAAATATCGCAACCCTTCGCCAGGAACTGAACAACCGTATCAAGGAACTCGATGTACTAAAGCGCAAAATCGCGGAAGAAGAAGCGCAATTCCAGCAGTTGAGCAAGGCACTCGATTCACGCATGCTCGACGTGACGCGCGGCACGGGCCAACCCGGCTCGGGCGCAGCCCCCGCCACGGGTGTTGCGCAGAGCGCGGCACCAGGCGGCAATGCAGACGCAGCGCCCAATACCGCCGACGCCGCAACGGCGGGCGCAGCAACGGGTGCAACAGCCGGCGCCGCGACGGGCGCGGCACCCGCGCCTGTGATCAACATGGCGCAAAACGCAGGCGGCGAGCAACAGGTCCAGCCTGTCGGCCAGGCGCCCATCCCCGACACCGCGCCGCCTGCCGTCGCGCCGATCTTCGATCAGCCCGGTGTGCTCACGCCGAAGAACAAGTTCGTGCTCGAACCTTCGTTCCAGTTCGGCTATTCTTCGTCGAACCGTGTCGCGCTGGTTGGCTACACGATCATTCCCGCCTTGCTGATCGGCCTGATCGACGTGCGTGAGATCAAGTCGAACGTGCTGACGGGCGGTGTTGCCGCGCGTTACGGCATTACGAACCGGATGGAAGTCGAAGTGCGCGTGCCGTATGTCTATTCGACCAACGACACCGTCAGCCGCGAGATCTTCACGGGCTCGGCGCAGGACAACGTCTTCGGTAGCAGCGGCCACGGCATCGGCGACGTCGAAATGACGATGCGCTACCAGCTGAACGAGGGCGGCCCGGACAAGTTCTATTACATCGGCTGGCTGCGCTTCAAGACGGCCACGGGCAAGAGCCCGTTCGACGTCGTGACCGATTGCGTGACGCGCTGCATCGGCAATACGACAGGCACGGGCCTGCCGCTCGAACAGCCGACGGGCACCGGTTTCTATGCGATCCAGCCGGGTCTCACGTGGCTGTTCCCGAGCGACCCGGTCGTGTTCTTCGGCAACTTCAGCTACTTGCACAGCTTTGCCCGCAGCGACCTGAGCCTGCACATCCTGAACGGCGAGACCGATTTCGTCGGCAAGATCCAGCCCGGCGATATCTATGGCTTCAATATCGGCATGGGCCTCGCGCTGAACGAAAAGGCTTCGTTCAGTATCGGCTATGACCAGAGCATCGTGCTGCCGACCAAGCAGAACGGATCGACCGTTCCAGGTTCGGTGCGCGTGATACTCGGCACGCTGCTCGTCGGCTACTCGTACCGCCTCACGCCGAAGACGACGCTCAACTTCTCGCTCGGCGCCGGCCTCACGCGCGACACGCCGGATCTCACGCTGACGTTCCGCATGCCGATCCAGTTCTAA